In Anopheles cruzii chromosome X, idAnoCruzAS_RS32_06, whole genome shotgun sequence, one genomic interval encodes:
- the LOC128271411 gene encoding inhibin beta chain has protein sequence MVFGHQFFTFPSLNSIPSSMDSTMRVYNATLWIRLELKKKTKTKANKGSTSSNPDSHWNIHGGNKVLILWVFRIINSSKPTETMSKEEEFSKHTEMIAKHTIPLDSGLGWQQIDLTGAVRQWHGEKRNNSLKLFVDCSGCGNRIHLYIFEHAAHHHGSRKKTFLMKDGTATEGSVATLVDTLKYRKNQERKGSPYGEVADDDYNRPHLFVSLATSQVRRLRRRALDCTGAPNEQCCKQKFYVDFKALKWDDWIIRPHGYYANYCKGSCHLADKFSSEYHYVIDQYRRQGSNGASSSGLGKGHHMGNIAGSDGMAGIGAPIGGSGVGSSGGSGRRSDGGFGLAGIHQCCAPVKYSPMSLIFYGPDGRIIKQDLTKMIVEECGCP, from the exons ATGGTTTTCGGGCATCAGTTTTTTACATTTCCTTCGTTGAACTCGATTCCGTCGTCGATGGACAGTACAATGCGTGTGTACAATGCCACGCTGTGGATTCGCTTggagctgaagaagaaaacaaaaacgaaggcAAATAAGGGAAGCACCAGCTCTAACCCGGACAGCCACTGGAACATTCACGGTGGTAATAAGGTGCTAATTCTATGGGTGTTTCGCATCATCAATAGTTCGAAGCCAACGGAAACGATGAGCAAGGAGGAG gaattttccaaacacacCGAGATGATAGCCAAGCACACGATTCCGTTGGATTCGGGTCTTGGGTGGCAGCAGATCGATCTGACCGGTGCCGTACGTCAGTGGCACGGTGAGAAGCGCAATAACAGCCTAAAATTGTTTGTCGACTGCTCCGGGTGCGGTAACAGGATCCACTTGTATATCTTCGAACACGCGGCACACCACCACGGGAGCCGAAAAAAGACATTCTTGATGAAAGACGGGACAGCTACCGAAGGATCGGTTGCTACGCTTGTCGATACGCTTAAGTATCGCAAAAACCAGGAGCGGAAAGGATCACCGTACGGCGAAGTCGCAGATGACGACTACAATCGGCCACATCTTTTCGTGAGCTTGGCCACGTCTCAGGTGCGCCGGTTACGCCGTCGGGCGCTGGACTGTACAGGAGCTCCCAATGAGCAGTGCTGCAAACAAAAGTTCTACGTCGACTTCAAAGCTCTGAAGTGGGACGATTGGATTATACGGCCGCACGGGTACTACGCGAACTACTGCAAAGGTAGCTGCCATCTGGCTGACAAGTTTTCGTCCGAGTACCACTACGTCATTGATCAATACCGGCGCCAGGGCAGCAATGGAGCCAGCAGTTCGGGGCTAGGTAAAGGCCACCACATGGGGAACATTGCCGGCAGTGACGGTATGGCCGGAATCGGTGCACCAatcggtggcagtggcgtCGGAAGTAGCGGAGGTAGTGGACGACGTAGCGACGGTGGATTCGGCTTGGCGGGAATCCATCAGTGTTGTG
- the LOC128271440 gene encoding 32 kDa beta-galactoside-binding lectin lec-3-like: MLTTFAGTLSSPVNVGNIFHICVKSLDDAERVDINFQAEKSIDGDIPLQLSLRFEEKRMVWKAKIAGRWVQDAEQTNTEESRTALQSLNSGHTFSIFVLVGDEKHHIALANTHIGSFAIKGKLSDIKVVTITQDVHQVLAVDHRQSFPFPFPAIQVSDDTTYFSNDVPKPFLPGHVTILTAVPYGNPRGGFIIKFHENGSKKQALHFNPRFDPHYVVVRNSHATEALDFRQEERSGGFPFIIDQQFKLAIGFTEQEFKFAINGSHFEAYTYKTPRQLDVLNGFRIQCTNGLQLEVTAVDHHYSGTSDCTGYEQFSDPYADVFE; encoded by the exons ATGTTGACCACCTTCGCCGGAACATTGTCCAGTCCGGTCAACGTTGGCAACATTTTCCATATTTGTGTCAAATCGCTCGACGATGCGGAAAG GGTCGACATCAATTTTCAAGCTGAAAAATCGATTGACGGTGACATACCGCTGCAACTATCATTGCGCTTCGAGGAGAAGCGCATGGTTTGGAAGGCAAAAATCGCTGGCCGCTGGGTGCAAGATGCTGAACAGACGAACACTGAAGAGTCGCGCACAGCACTGCAGTCGTTGAATTCCG GCCACACATTTTCGATCTTTGTGCTGGTTGGCGACGAGAAGCACCATATTGCATTagccaacacacacattggTTCTTTCGCAATAAAGGGAAAACTGAGCGATATCAAAGTCGTGACGATAACACAGGACGTACATCAAGTGTTGGCCGTGGACCACCGTcaatcgtttccgtttccctttCCGGCAATTCAGGTGTCCGACGATACGACCTATTTCTCCAACGACGTTCCTAAGCCCTTTTTACCAG GACATGTTACCATACTGACGGCGGTCCCGTATGGCAACCCGCGCGGGGGATTTATCATTAAGTTCCAcgaaaatggaagcaaaaagcAGGCATTGCACTTCAATCCCCGCTTCGATCCTCATTATGTTGTTGTTCGAAATTCACACGCCACCGAGGCGCTAGA TTTCCGCCAAGAAGAACGTTCCGGGGGCTTCCCATTTATTATCGACCAGCAGTTCAAGCTTGCCATCGGTTTCACGGAGCAGGAGTTCAAATTCGCCATCAACGGTAGTCACTTCGAAGCGTACACGTACAAGACTCCACGTCAGCTAGACGTGCTCAACGGGTTTCGTATACAGTGCACCAACGGGTTGCAGTTAGAGGTGACCGCCGTGGACCATCACTATAGTGGCACATCGGACTGTACTGGCTACGAGCAGTTCTCCGATCCATACGCCGACGTGTTCGAATAA
- the LOC128271410 gene encoding insulin-like growth factor-binding protein complex acid labile subunit: protein MAISKWGTHPYVFTLWQVVIVVVLSGEIFAQISHPAFEDSSNICDKCSCIKANKTSNVLSYDLLDCARRNLQNMLAEWPELFDTADPEREIVFSLSGNGIVRLEQLPGTKSAVVFSCRHCLLEVLAAGLFLETPNILRVDLSWNRLNGDSLHADVFRGQFDGESITPLPLDELDLGHNNITSLARDTFKHITGLRQLTLSHNPINELSGVTGQAIAMLVHLEMLDLSYQRLTAVDDHVFAEMNTLHELKLQGNQFLRIPEAVFRTISLVSLQIGENPFVEFSIEKPLPHLRHLNVSSMPWLGSIDVDSFKNANNLRTLICRNTTALDKFDMQIFQHVSELQELDLSNSNLKHLILPPDAVDRTGTGRYAKNLEKLLLQGNTWHCDCDLQGVLNLFAYDQLSDTDEDARCEMPYLLTSLHISELSYLDVCDVPLNEYQKGFTYEKPAFLRPRAIFLSLLSVGIVLGLGVIIGLLVVCLKRRLSNNGLGFTSPVRYTSVRDSTLSTAYKV, encoded by the exons ATGGCCATAAGTAAATGGGGAACACATCCCTACGTATTCACTCTGTGGCAGGTTGTAATAGTTGTCGTACTATCGGGAGaaatttttgcacaaattAGTCATCCTGCGTTTGAAGATAGTAGCAACATATGCGACAAATGCAGCTGTATAAAGGCTAACAAAACGTCGAACGTACTGAGCTACGATTTGCTCGACTGTGCGCGTCGCAACCTTCAGAACATGTTAGCCGAGTGGCCGGAGCTTTTCGACACAGCCGATCCGGAGCGTGAAATTGTGTTCTCCCTATCCGGCAACGGAATCGTGCGGTTGGAACAACTACCGGGTACAAAAAGTGCGGTGGTTTTCAGCTGCCGCCATTGCCTACTAGAAGTACTGGCTGCTGGCCTGTTTCTCGAAACTCCCAATATATTGCGCGTCGATCTTAGCTGGAACCGGCTCAACGGTGATTCACTGCACGCGGATGTTTTCCGTGGGCAATTTGACGGTGAATCCATCACGCCGCTACCACTGGACGAGCTGGATTTGGGACACAACAACATAACGAGCTTGGCAAGGGATACATTCAAACATATCACTGGTTTGCGACAGTTGACGCTTTCCCACAATCCAATTAATGAGTTGTCCGGTGTAACGGGACAGGCCATAGCGATGCTGGTGCATCTAGAGATGCTGGATTTGTCCTATCAAAGGCTGACGGCAGTTGACGATCACGTATTCGCCGAAATGAATACACTACATGAGCTAAAGTTGCAGGGAAATCAGTTTCTCCGAATACCAGAGGCTGTCTTCCGAACAATATCGCTAGTATCGCTGCAGATCGGTGAAAATCCTTTTGTTGAATTTAGCATTGAGAAAC CTTTGCCCCATCTTCGACATCTCAATGTCAGCAGCATGCCGTGGTTGGGAAGCATCGACGTGGACTCGTTTAAAAATGCGAACAACCTAAGAACCCTTATTTGCCGCAACACTACAGCCTTAGACAAATTTGAtatgcaaatttttcaacatgttTCTGAACTGCAAGAA CTGGATTTATCGAATTCGAATTTAAAGCACTTGATACTACCACCGGATGCCGTTGATCGTACAGGAACCGGCCGTTATGCGAAGAATCTGGAAAAGTTGCTCTTACAAGGCAATACCTGGCACTGTGATTGCGATCTCCAGGGTGTGCTCAATTTGTTCGCCTACGACCAGCTTTCGGACACGGACGAAGATGCGCGCTGCGAGATGCCCTACCTGCTGACATCGTTACACATATCGGAGCTGTCGTACCTCGATGTGTGCGATGTGCCTCTCAACGAATACCAGAAAGGTTTCACTTACGAGAAGCCGGCGTTCCTGAGACCGAGAGCTATATTTTTATCCTTATTATCGGTGGGCATTGTGTTAGGATTGGGAGTTATCATAGGACTGCTAGTTGTGTGTTTGAAACGTAGGCTGAGCAACAATGGACTTGGATTTACATCTCCTGTACGGTATACATCAGTTCGCGACAGTACATTATCTACAGCTTACAAGGTTTAA
- the LOC128271249 gene encoding glyoxalase domain-containing protein 4 — protein sequence MISARALHYVFKIGNRAKNIQFFREVLGMQVLRHEEFTKGCDAACNGPYDNRWSKTMVGYGPEASHFVIELTYNYGVMEYTLGNDFAGITIKSADILGRARAKGYPVREENGRSVLTSPDGYQFFVVPEIPATDTDPVQRVALNVIDIDRSLRYWVDLLGMEHLGARDSERAQLSYDKGKFVLELLRITEPLKRAEAYGRIAFAVLYDAQPKIEELIRGANGTILTPLITLDTPGKASVRVVILADPDGHEICFVDEEGFTALSAVDPASDAAINRYIQKDPFQEKK from the exons ATGATATCTGCCCGAGCGCTGCATTATGTGTTTAAGATCGGAAATCGTGCCAAAAACATTCAGTTTTTCCGGGAAGTGCTTGGCATGCAG GTTTTGCGACATGAGGAATTTACGAAAGGTTGCGACGCCGCCTGTAACGG GCCGTACGACAATCGTTGGAGCAAAACTATGGTTGGCTATGGACCGGAAGCGTCGCACTTCGTGATCGAGCTGACGTACAACTACGGAGTAATGGAGTACACCCTGGGAAATGACTTTGCTGGCATCACGATCAAGTCGGCGGATATACTGGGACGTGCGCGGGCCAAGGGTTACCCAGTTCGAGAAGAAAACGGTCGATCAGTGCTCACCTCTCCGGATGGCTACCAGTTCTTTGTCGTGCCCGAGATACCAGCAACGGACACTGATCCGGTGCAACGCGTTGCCTTGAACGTCATCGACATTGATCGCTCGTTGCGATACTGGGTAGATTTGTTGGGAATGGAGCATCTCGGGGCACGCGACAGTGAACGGGCTCAACTATCATACGACAAGGGAAAGTTCGTTCTGGAACTGCTGCGGATTACGGAGCCGCTGAAACGGGCTGAGGCGTATGGCCGTATCGCTTTTGCTGTGTTGTACGATGCGCAGCCAAAGATCGAAGAGCTGATCCGGGGTGCAAACGGAACTATCCTAACGCCACTAATCACGCTCGACACGCCGGGCAAAGCATCCGTGCGGGTCGTCATTCTCGCCGATCCGGATGGGCACGAGATCTGCTTCGTCGACGAGGAAGGTTTCACCGCCCTTTCTGCTGTTGATCCGGCCAGCGATGCCGCTATCAACCGCTACATCCAGAAAGATCCATTCCAAGAAAAAAAGTGA
- the LOC128272696 gene encoding alpha-(1,3)-fucosyltransferase C gives MRPRYKLMLAGAVFVVVFYFVIYQKCFKTALSSYKVLDDHNLARAQFLEENKALIERPRYILLYTNFFKESYWGLPAETLGPDYFRTKHCPVTNCVLTSYHQLITPITEYDALVFHVATPWDGPLPDIRGTRQVYVAAIMESPAHTKHMLALDDNFFNWTMTYRLDSDVLFNYQNIIDLESGEVVSPALQPIWRYGFETYANDTLLDMVSKKRKMAAQFVSHCGALSRRDELVRKLQSTGLDVDVYGSCGTKKCIRGNPECNQMLDSVYWFYLSFENSLCVDYVTEKLYNALEHYVVPIVYGGADYRRFVPPGSYIDAQNYTSVEELVDYLLFLMDNPHEYVKYFWWKDQYAVDGSNAAFCELCSRLHSVSTRQKVQYYRDIKSWWYDDVCSAEPRIRF, from the exons ATGCGTCCTCGGTACAAGCTGATGCTCGCGGGTGCAGTGTTTGTTGTAGTTTTCTATTTTGTGATCtaccaaaaatgtttcaaaacggCGTTAAGCAGCTACAAAGTGCTGGACGATCACAATTTGGCGAGGGCTCAGTTTCTCGAGGAAAATAAGGCGCTGATCGAGCGGCCACGCTACATTTTGCTCTACACGAATTTCTTCAAAGAATCCTATTGGGGCCTACCGGCAGAAACGCTCGGTCCGGACTACTTTCGAACGAAACACTGCCCTGTGACGAACTGTGTGTTGACGTCCTATCATCAACTGATTACGCCTATCACTGAGTACGACGCGCTGGTGTTTCACGTCGCTACACCTTGGGATGGTCCTCTGCCGGATATACGTGGTACACGACAGGTGTATGTGGCCGCGATCATGGAGTCACCGGCTCACACGAAACATATGCTTGCGTTGGACGATAACTTTTTCAATTGGACCATGACGTATAGGCTGGACTCAGATGTGTTGTTTAATTACCAGAACATAATCGATTTAGAGAGTGGCGAGGTAGTGAGTCCGGCGCTGCAGCCGATCTGGCGTTACGGTTTCGAGACGTATGCTAACGATACCTTGCTAGATATGGTTTCTAAGAAGCGAAAGATGGCCGCCCAATTTGTATCGCACTGTGGGGCGCTCTCCAGACGCGATGAATTGGTACGAAAGCTGCAATCAACCGGACTGGATGTCGATGTGTACGGGAGCTGCGGTACTAAGAA ATGTATCCGTGGTAACCCGGAGTGCAACCAGATGCTGGATAGTGTGTACTGGTTTTACCTGTCGTTTGAAAACTCACTTTGTGTCGATTACGTCACCGAGAAGTTGTACAATGCTTTAGAACACTATGTTGTGCCGATAGTGTACGGAGGAGCTGATTATAGGCGATTCGTACCTCCAGGATCATACATCGATGCTCAAAATTACACGTCCGTCGAAGAACTAGTGGACTATCTACTCTTCCTGATGGATAATCCGCATGAGTATGTCAAATACTTCTGGTGGAAAGACCAATACGCAGTCGACGGTTCCAACGCCGCTTTTTGTGAGTTGTGTAGCAGATTACACAGTGTTAGCACGCGTCAAAAGGTGCAATACTATCGTGACATTAAATCTTGGTGGTACGATGATGTCTGCTCAGCAGAGCCGAGGATACGCTTCTAA